A window from Enterocloster bolteae encodes these proteins:
- a CDS encoding IS256 family transposase produces the protein MAREKKSVHKVQMTDGKRNIIRQLLEEYEIESAQDIQDALKDLLGGTIKEMMESEMDEHLGYRKSERSDCDDYRNGYKTKQVNSSYGSMKVEVPQDRNSTFEPQVVKKRQKDISDIDQKIISMYTKGMTTRQISETLEDIYGFEASEGFISDVTDKLLPQIEDWQNRPLSDVYPVLYIDAIHYSVRDNGVIRKLAAYVVLGINSDGLKEVLTIEVGENESAKYWLSVLNGLKNRGVKDILLLCADGLTGIKEAIAAAFPKTEYQRCIVHQVRNTLKYVSDKDRKLFAADLKTIYQAPTEEKALEALERGTKKWSEKYPNSMKSWHQNWDAIVPIFKFSTTVRKVIYTTNAIESLNATYRKLNRQRSVFPSDTALLKALYLSTFEATKKWTMPIRNWGQVYGELSLMYEGRLPM, from the coding sequence ATGGCAAGAGAAAAGAAATCTGTACACAAAGTGCAAATGACGGATGGAAAGCGAAACATCATCCGGCAGCTTCTTGAGGAGTATGAGATTGAATCTGCCCAGGACATTCAGGATGCCCTCAAAGATCTACTGGGCGGTACCATCAAAGAGATGATGGAATCCGAGATGGACGAGCATCTTGGCTATCGCAAGTCAGAACGTTCCGATTGCGATGACTATCGCAATGGCTATAAAACCAAACAGGTGAATAGCAGCTATGGAAGCATGAAAGTCGAAGTCCCACAGGACCGTAACTCCACCTTTGAACCACAGGTGGTAAAGAAACGCCAGAAAGATATCTCTGATATCGATCAGAAGATCATATCCATGTACACTAAAGGGATGACAACACGGCAGATCTCGGAAACACTGGAGGATATCTACGGCTTCGAGGCCTCCGAAGGCTTCATTTCGGATGTGACGGATAAGCTTCTGCCCCAGATTGAAGACTGGCAGAACCGCCCCCTTTCCGATGTCTATCCGGTGCTTTATATCGATGCAATCCACTATTCTGTACGGGATAACGGCGTGATCCGTAAGCTGGCGGCCTATGTTGTACTGGGGATTAATTCAGATGGTTTAAAAGAGGTTCTGACCATCGAGGTTGGCGAAAATGAGAGTGCCAAGTACTGGCTTTCCGTTCTGAACGGTTTAAAAAACCGTGGAGTAAAAGACATCCTGCTCCTCTGTGCCGATGGACTGACAGGGATAAAGGAAGCGATAGCCGCTGCCTTTCCAAAGACGGAATACCAGAGGTGCATTGTCCATCAGGTGCGGAATACGTTAAAATACGTATCAGACAAGGACCGTAAGCTCTTTGCGGCAGATCTCAAAACGATTTACCAGGCGCCAACAGAAGAGAAGGCATTAGAAGCCTTGGAGCGGGGCACAAAAAAATGGTCAGAAAAGTACCCGAATTCCATGAAAAGCTGGCACCAGAACTGGGACGCGATCGTCCCCATCTTTAAGTTTTCAACGACTGTACGCAAGGTTATATATACCACGAACGCAATCGAAAGCCTGAACGCCACATACCGGAAGCTGAATCGTCAGAGGAGCGTGTTTCCAAGCGATACAGCCCTTTTAAAAGCTCTTTACTTGTCAACATTTGAAGCAACAAAGAAGTGGACGATGCCAATCCGGAACTGGGGCCAGGTATATGGGGAACTGAGCCTCATGTATGAGGGCCGACTGCCGATGTAA
- a CDS encoding ABC transporter ATP-binding protein: MKSKEPGAIRQLFMFVGSSKGKMKFSILMAVLGELFGMVPFLMLAMLADSLYFGTATTKDTVILAGIAALCQCIKTFLIWRSSLLSHRISFTILQNIREKIADKMAKVPMGVMLETPSGSFKNLIVDNVAKLEDSMAHFMPELPSHITAPLCSILLIFILDWRMGLASLITVPLGGLFFAAMMRGYASRMENYMCSANEMNSSLVEYVNGIQVIKAFNRSSSSYGQYSKAVNYFHDCTMEWWSECWLWNAAARAVLPSTLLGTLPIGALLFMNGSITLPVLMICLIVPLGFTGPLMKVSEAMEQVSMIKGNLEQVTAFLKTPELQRPADPVTLTEPTFEFSHVCFGYNKSEVLHDISFKTSPKSMTAIVGPSGSGKSTIAKLMAGFWDATSGTVLFGSQDIRNIPFEQLMGEISYVAQDNFLFDKTIRDNIRMGNPAATDEQIETVAKAANCHDFIMQLEKGYDTMAGDAGDRLSGGERQRITIARAMLKKASVVILDEATAYADPENEALIQEAISKLISGKTLIVVAHRLNTIRNADQILVVADGKIAGCGTQNELLENCPLYKEMWENYSDAVTSKTKGES, from the coding sequence ATGAAATCAAAAGAACCGGGGGCAATCCGACAGCTTTTTATGTTTGTTGGCAGTAGCAAGGGGAAAATGAAATTTTCCATTCTTATGGCCGTTTTAGGGGAACTATTTGGTATGGTTCCATTCCTTATGCTGGCTATGTTGGCAGATTCACTCTATTTCGGAACAGCTACTACTAAAGATACGGTGATATTGGCGGGAATCGCGGCACTTTGCCAGTGCATTAAGACATTCCTTATATGGAGGTCGTCCCTTCTGTCCCACCGTATTTCCTTTACTATTTTACAAAATATACGTGAAAAAATTGCCGATAAAATGGCGAAGGTTCCCATGGGCGTCATGTTGGAAACCCCTTCCGGCAGTTTTAAAAACTTAATTGTAGATAATGTAGCAAAGCTAGAGGATTCTATGGCCCATTTTATGCCTGAACTTCCGTCCCACATTACAGCACCGCTATGCAGTATTCTATTAATCTTTATTTTGGATTGGCGTATGGGGCTGGCCTCTTTAATTACTGTCCCGTTGGGAGGTTTGTTTTTCGCTGCCATGATGCGCGGATATGCCTCCCGTATGGAAAACTATATGTGTTCTGCGAATGAAATGAACAGTTCTCTTGTGGAATATGTAAATGGTATTCAGGTCATTAAAGCTTTTAACCGGTCCAGCTCGTCCTATGGTCAATACTCAAAAGCTGTCAATTACTTCCACGACTGCACCATGGAATGGTGGAGCGAGTGCTGGCTATGGAATGCGGCCGCTCGCGCAGTCCTTCCCTCCACCTTACTTGGCACGCTTCCTATCGGTGCTTTGCTTTTTATGAATGGTTCGATTACTTTACCGGTTCTGATGATATGTCTTATTGTCCCCCTTGGCTTTACAGGGCCGCTGATGAAAGTATCGGAAGCCATGGAGCAGGTGAGTATGATCAAAGGAAACCTTGAACAAGTTACTGCCTTCTTAAAAACTCCTGAACTGCAGCGGCCTGCGGACCCGGTTACTCTCACAGAACCGACATTTGAATTTAGTCACGTTTGCTTTGGTTATAACAAAAGTGAAGTGCTGCACGATATCTCATTTAAGACGTCACCGAAATCAATGACAGCGATTGTCGGCCCATCCGGATCTGGTAAATCTACCATAGCCAAATTAATGGCGGGGTTTTGGGATGCCACCTCCGGGACTGTGCTTTTTGGTTCACAGGATATTCGCAACATCCCCTTTGAGCAGCTGATGGGAGAAATCAGTTATGTTGCACAGGATAACTTTCTTTTTGATAAAACCATCCGTGATAATATCCGCATGGGAAATCCAGCCGCAACGGACGAACAAATAGAAACCGTTGCAAAAGCTGCAAACTGCCATGATTTTATCATGCAATTAGAAAAAGGCTACGACACTATGGCCGGAGATGCCGGAGACCGCCTATCTGGTGGAGAACGCCAACGTATCACCATAGCGCGTGCCATGCTAAAAAAAGCTTCCGTGGTTATTCTTGATGAAGCAACTGCCTATGCAGACCCGGAAAATGAAGCACTGATACAAGAAGCAATCAGTAAGTTAATTTCCGGGAAAACCCTAATTGTTGTTGCACATCGTCTGAATACAATCCGCAATGCCGATCAAATCCTTGTTGTAGCTGATGGGAAAATAGCCGGATGCGGAACGCAAAATGAACTGTTAGAGAACTGCCCTCTTTATAAGGAAATGTGGGAGAATTATTCAGATGCGGTAACTTCCAAAACGAAAGGAGAATCTTAG
- a CDS encoding MptD family putative ECF transporter S component: protein MQKSNKLNGKDLINVGIYTAMTLVIFFVFGLLTSLPVIYPFLLFIWPFVCGIPMMLYYTKIQKFGMLTITGVICGLFFFLIGYTWIGLVGWTLGGILADIVLKAGQYKSFKVTFLSYACFCLGMMGCPANLWIAGQSYWENIHSSMGDQYAETLQSMMPSWMMYAGFLILFVGGICGALLGHKMLKKHFERAGIV from the coding sequence ATGCAAAAATCTAATAAACTAAATGGAAAAGATCTTATCAATGTAGGAATTTATACTGCCATGACTCTTGTAATATTTTTTGTTTTCGGATTACTGACCTCACTGCCTGTAATATATCCATTCCTCCTGTTTATCTGGCCGTTTGTATGTGGCATTCCTATGATGCTGTACTACACAAAAATCCAAAAATTTGGGATGCTGACAATTACAGGTGTCATCTGCGGTCTGTTTTTCTTTCTTATAGGCTATACATGGATTGGGCTGGTGGGGTGGACACTGGGCGGAATTCTTGCTGATATTGTGTTAAAGGCCGGCCAGTATAAAAGCTTTAAAGTTACCTTCCTAAGCTATGCGTGTTTTTGTCTTGGGATGATGGGATGCCCTGCGAATCTTTGGATTGCCGGTCAGTCCTACTGGGAAAATATTCACAGCTCCATGGGGGACCAGTACGCAGAAACATTACAATCTATGATGCCATCATGGATGATGTATGCAGGATTTTTGATTTTGTTTGTCGGCGGGATTTGCGGTGCTTTGCTCGGTCATAAAATGCTGAAGAAGCACTTTGAGAGGGCGGGTATTGTTTGA
- a CDS encoding pyridoxamine 5'-phosphate oxidase family protein, which yields MDTLKEFQKMMAEQTDLALATIGTDGIPNVRVVNYYFNPENNIVYFATFKNNDKVKEMKQNQNVAFTTIPKKENEHIKVRGTAIKSKKNIFDLADCFCEKIPDYRETIEYGGKSLIVFEIHFETATVTLDLSNSKTLKL from the coding sequence ATGGATACACTAAAAGAATTTCAAAAAATGATGGCAGAACAGACTGACCTTGCATTGGCAACAATCGGAACAGACGGCATTCCAAATGTTAGAGTTGTCAATTATTATTTCAATCCAGAAAATAATATTGTATACTTTGCAACATTTAAAAATAACGATAAAGTAAAAGAAATGAAACAAAATCAAAATGTTGCCTTTACAACAATTCCCAAAAAAGAAAACGAGCATATAAAAGTGAGGGGAACTGCTATAAAGAGTAAAAAAAATATTTTTGATTTGGCAGATTGTTTTTGCGAGAAGATACCTGATTATCGAGAAACAATAGAATATGGTGGGAAATCACTGATAGTATTTGAAATACACTTTGAAACAGCAACCGTTACTTTAGATTTATCGAATAGTAAAACTCTCAAGTTGTAA
- a CDS encoding class B sortase, with protein sequence MGLEKSQVVFTTLTTRVEEERKRPKPTTTIELVTEDTHASSPYAVLKEENGNLFGWVKIAGTKLDYPVMYTPEEPEYYLHRAFDKSSSVSGVPFLDGNYIDGGKNYLIYGHNMKNGTMFHTLLNYVKADFWKEHPTITFDTL encoded by the coding sequence TTGGGACTGGAGAAATCACAAGTGGTATTTACAACTTTAACTACCCGTGTGGAAGAAGAACGAAAGCGCCCAAAACCAACCACAACTATAGAACTTGTAACAGAGGACACACACGCTTCCTCACCATATGCGGTTCTGAAAGAAGAAAACGGCAATCTGTTTGGCTGGGTGAAAATTGCCGGAACAAAGTTGGACTATCCGGTGATGTATACGCCTGAAGAGCCGGAATACTATCTGCATCGGGCTTTCGACAAAAGTAGCTCTGTCAGCGGTGTTCCCTTCTTGGATGGAAACTACATTGATGGAGGAAAGAACTATCTTATCTACGGTCATAACATGAAAAACGGTACCATGTTTCATACTCTACTGAACTATGTAAAAGCAGATTTTTGGAAGGAACACCCCACCATTACCTTCGATACTCTATAA
- a CDS encoding HU family DNA-binding protein, translating into MIKKKLAIQIAQRIGNGREETTKLLDVLCEVLGDTLDAGVFVHLTGLGRLTVREYPAQKGFDPRTRGFINMAAKKSPVFKANKSLKGKSNEAGA; encoded by the coding sequence ATGATTAAGAAGAAACTTGCGATACAAATCGCCCAAAGAATTGGAAATGGACGGGAGGAAACAACGAAGTTACTGGATGTTTTATGTGAGGTGCTGGGAGATACTCTGGACGCTGGCGTGTTTGTCCATCTTACGGGGCTGGGGAGACTTACCGTGCGGGAATATCCAGCCCAAAAGGGATTTGATCCTCGAACAAGAGGATTCATCAATATGGCTGCCAAGAAATCCCCAGTATTCAAGGCAAACAAAAGCCTGAAAGGAAAGTCCAATGAAGCGGGGGCTTGA
- a CDS encoding ferritin yields MMNKKIADLLNNQINQEFYSAYLYLDIANFYTKKGLDGFANWYQIQAREEQDHAMLVYKYLHNNDMDVALGTIGKSEKIFVTLIDPLKFSLEHEKYVTELINEIYLEAQKVNDFRTMQFLNWFIKEQGEEEKSSSEQITKMELYGSDPRSLYMLNSELAGRVYRAPSLVL; encoded by the coding sequence ATGATGAACAAAAAAATTGCAGATTTACTTAATAATCAGATTAATCAGGAATTCTATTCTGCATATTTGTATTTAGATATTGCAAATTTTTACACGAAGAAGGGATTGGATGGATTTGCAAACTGGTATCAAATACAGGCGCGCGAGGAACAGGACCATGCTATGCTGGTGTATAAATATCTTCATAATAATGATATGGATGTTGCATTGGGGACGATTGGAAAATCAGAAAAAATATTTGTAACTTTGATAGATCCGTTAAAATTTAGTCTGGAGCACGAAAAATATGTAACAGAATTAATTAATGAAATCTACTTAGAGGCTCAGAAAGTGAATGATTTTCGCACTATGCAATTCTTGAATTGGTTTATTAAAGAACAGGGAGAGGAAGAAAAAAGTTCGTCAGAACAGATTACTAAAATGGAACTGTATGGAAGTGATCCACGTAGTCTGTACATGTTGAACAGTGAGTTAGCTGGACGAGTATATAGGGCTCCTTCACTGGTACTATAA
- a CDS encoding CsbD family protein produces MVDKGLTDQLKGKTKKIVGDLTGDTVTKAEGWLEQGVGKTKKAIADVTDIIEEVSEKATEKLDKK; encoded by the coding sequence ATGGTGGATAAAGGTCTTACAGATCAGTTGAAAGGAAAAACTAAGAAGATTGTCGGGGATCTCACCGGAGATACTGTGACTAAAGCTGAGGGCTGGCTTGAGCAGGGCGTGGGAAAAACAAAAAAGGCGATTGCGGATGTTACAGATATCATTGAAGAAGTATCGGAAAAAGCAACAGAGAAACTTGATAAAAAGTGA
- a CDS encoding ABC transporter ATP-binding protein, which produces MFEMISRIYQIAGSSRKKITVGILCNILKSFFQSFMMLSVFLIMLNLDTLTSSIILKAVIIILISILGRFFFQWMSDRTMSGTGYDIFRDYRLEIGERLKQAPMGYFSEQNLGTIQTILTTTIADLEGYSMMAIEQMTSGVAMAFLMSFMMFFFNPIIGTLSMIGLVIGLTVLRLVRQRAAEHSPIYQAAQENLVNKCLEYIRGIAVLRSFSNGKSGQQEVHTAFQKKWDADYSQEKATAGVLRLYGLVYKLMSCVLIAIAGILYMDGKISLPFCMTFLFCAFTVYSDLETMGNSAFLSKKINTELDRLEEVTNIPQMDTTTDKLHPSNYEISLKDVSFGYGSRRIIDHISLNIPEHTTCAIVGPSGSGKTTLCNLIARFWDVQEGSVCIGGQNVKDYTADSVLDCISMVFQKVYLFHDTIENNIKFGKPDASLEEVMEAAKRACCHDFIMALPDGYQTIIGESGSTLSGGEKQRISIARAILKDAPIVILDEATSSVDPENEQALLSAIEELTKNKTLISIAHRLSTVQKADQIIVIDNGQVKQKGTHEQLSKKDGIYRNFLKFCVEATGWQL; this is translated from the coding sequence ATGTTTGAAATGATTTCTCGTATTTATCAAATCGCCGGCTCCAGCAGAAAAAAAATAACAGTTGGAATACTGTGCAATATTTTAAAATCCTTTTTTCAAAGCTTTATGATGCTCAGTGTATTTTTAATCATGTTGAACCTTGATACACTGACCTCCTCAATAATTTTAAAAGCTGTAATTATCATTCTTATTAGTATTCTTGGACGTTTCTTTTTCCAATGGATGAGTGACCGTACCATGAGCGGAACCGGTTATGATATTTTCCGTGATTACCGTTTAGAAATTGGTGAGCGATTAAAACAAGCACCTATGGGTTATTTTTCAGAGCAGAACCTTGGAACCATCCAAACAATTTTAACCACTACCATAGCGGATCTGGAAGGTTACTCAATGATGGCTATCGAACAGATGACCAGTGGTGTTGCCATGGCATTCCTTATGTCTTTCATGATGTTCTTTTTTAATCCAATAATAGGGACACTAAGTATGATAGGCTTAGTAATTGGCCTGACAGTATTACGCCTGGTCAGACAGCGGGCCGCAGAACATTCGCCAATTTATCAGGCTGCCCAGGAAAATCTGGTTAATAAATGTTTAGAGTACATACGTGGGATTGCTGTTCTCCGTTCATTTTCAAACGGCAAAAGCGGCCAGCAAGAGGTACACACCGCATTTCAAAAGAAATGGGACGCTGATTATTCGCAGGAAAAGGCAACCGCAGGTGTTCTCCGGCTATATGGCCTTGTCTATAAATTGATGAGCTGCGTCTTAATCGCTATTGCTGGTATCTTATACATGGACGGAAAAATTTCCCTACCATTCTGTATGACATTTTTGTTTTGTGCATTCACCGTTTATTCTGATTTGGAAACTATGGGAAACAGTGCATTCTTGAGCAAGAAAATAAATACCGAATTAGACCGTTTGGAGGAAGTGACAAATATTCCCCAGATGGACACCACTACAGATAAACTCCATCCTTCCAATTATGAGATTTCATTAAAAGATGTATCATTTGGCTATGGTTCCCGCAGAATTATTGACCACATTTCCTTAAACATACCAGAACATACTACATGTGCGATTGTAGGTCCGTCAGGAAGCGGTAAAACGACATTATGTAACTTAATCGCTCGTTTCTGGGACGTTCAGGAAGGCTCTGTGTGTATTGGCGGCCAAAATGTGAAAGACTATACCGCTGACAGTGTGCTTGACTGTATCAGTATGGTTTTCCAAAAGGTTTATCTATTCCATGACACAATCGAAAATAATATTAAGTTTGGGAAGCCTGATGCGTCACTTGAAGAAGTAATGGAGGCAGCAAAAAGAGCCTGCTGTCATGACTTTATTATGGCTTTGCCGGATGGATATCAGACTATAATTGGCGAAAGCGGATCTACATTATCTGGCGGCGAAAAACAAAGAATCTCCATTGCACGGGCAATTTTAAAAGACGCACCCATTGTCATTTTAGATGAAGCGACCTCCAGTGTTGACCCTGAAAATGAACAGGCTCTTTTATCTGCGATTGAGGAGCTGACTAAAAATAAGACTTTAATTTCCATAGCCCACCGATTGAGTACTGTACAAAAAGCTGACCAGATTATTGTGATTGATAATGGGCAAGTCAAGCAAAAGGGCACCCATGAGCAGCTCAGTAAAAAGGACGGAATTTACCGGAATTTCCTTAAATTCTGTGTAGAAGCCACCGGATGGCAATTATAA
- a CDS encoding AbrB/MazE/SpoVT family DNA-binding domain-containing protein, which produces MAKGQVTIPKDIREVLGVASGDRITFIVEGNTVRIVNSAVYAMQVLQKEIAGEAERAGLTSDDDVMEFVKELRNEDENE; this is translated from the coding sequence ATGGCAAAGGGGCAGGTCACAATTCCCAAAGATATTCGGGAAGTACTCGGCGTGGCAAGTGGTGATCGCATTACGTTTATCGTTGAGGGAAACACCGTCCGCATAGTTAATTCTGCTGTCTACGCTATGCAGGTGCTTCAAAAGGAGATAGCCGGAGAAGCGGAACGCGCTGGCTTAACCTCCGATGATGATGTCATGGAGTTTGTGAAAGAATTGAGAAATGAGGATGAGAACGAATGA
- a CDS encoding DUF3885 domain-containing protein: protein MLAKKFKSVLCQLGMERLEHPLFYHAPVGIRFRIGGEETIYLDGKINSDYVQGALDRAAAIYRSLPNPPDILRIDGYPEKETDESVLTMVRKMSGLPVPQEQEASVGLDEDGDAHRQIRFYWDLRRVLFCPEQLIREIILGDIGGWSGFTSNVYLAGPGPYLYHLYDDRGLDVLGSSQELLLPLYRQFHSWILEYDLEQIDRLFASED, encoded by the coding sequence ATGTTGGCAAAGAAGTTTAAAAGTGTCCTGTGTCAACTGGGCATGGAGCGACTGGAACACCCACTGTTTTACCATGCGCCAGTGGGAATCCGGTTCAGAATAGGTGGGGAAGAGACGATATACTTAGATGGAAAAATCAATTCTGACTATGTTCAGGGTGCGCTGGATCGGGCGGCTGCGATTTACCGGAGCCTTCCGAATCCACCAGATATCCTACGGATCGATGGATATCCCGAAAAAGAAACAGATGAGTCTGTACTGACTATGGTTCGGAAGATGTCCGGGCTTCCTGTCCCCCAGGAGCAGGAAGCATCCGTAGGATTGGATGAAGATGGCGATGCCCATAGGCAGATTCGCTTTTATTGGGACCTTAGGCGTGTTTTGTTCTGTCCAGAACAGCTTATTCGGGAAATTATCCTGGGAGACATCGGCGGTTGGTCCGGCTTTACGTCTAATGTTTATCTGGCAGGCCCTGGTCCCTACCTCTACCATCTGTACGATGACCGGGGGCTGGATGTGCTGGGCAGTTCACAGGAACTGCTGCTGCCTCTCTACCGCCAATTTCATAGCTGGATTTTAGAGTATGATCTGGAGCAGATTGATCGCCTGTTTGCTTCAGAAGACTAA
- a CDS encoding TetR/AcrR family transcriptional regulator — protein MSRDFQQTHEKLLACAKKHFLEFGFERASIREICKDANVTNGAFYNHFADKEALFGSLVESVVQTIQKIYSESIDKHFDLVKTDELKNLWRLSESTIIQIIEYIYENFDVFRLLLMYSSGTKYAGFLDDLVRADVQETIKLIAELKARGVPVNDLDEDEWHMLVHSYYASIAEIVMHNYPKPAALKYAHTLSVFFSSGWQTVLGI, from the coding sequence ATGTCAAGGGATTTCCAGCAAACTCATGAAAAGCTTTTGGCCTGTGCAAAGAAACACTTCTTAGAATTTGGCTTTGAAAGAGCCAGTATTAGGGAAATCTGTAAAGACGCAAATGTAACCAATGGTGCCTTTTACAATCATTTTGCTGATAAGGAAGCTTTATTTGGTTCTTTAGTGGAATCAGTTGTTCAGACAATCCAAAAGATATATTCAGAATCAATAGATAAGCATTTTGATTTAGTAAAAACAGATGAGCTTAAGAATTTGTGGAGGCTGTCAGAAAGCACGATTATCCAGATAATTGAATATATTTATGAGAATTTTGATGTATTCAGGCTGCTTCTGATGTACTCGTCAGGAACAAAGTATGCAGGCTTTTTAGACGACTTGGTACGCGCAGATGTGCAGGAGACAATAAAACTCATTGCAGAATTAAAAGCACGCGGTGTACCTGTCAATGATTTAGATGAGGACGAGTGGCATATGTTGGTCCATTCTTACTATGCTTCAATTGCGGAAATTGTTATGCACAATTATCCAAAGCCAGCTGCATTGAAGTATGCCCATACGCTATCGGTATTTTTCAGCTCGGGCTGGCAAACTGTTTTGGGGATTTAA
- a CDS encoding helix-turn-helix transcriptional regulator, producing MRKSTRLNDMMIFLNDKSYFNLKDIMQEYGISKSTAIRDIQSLEEIGMPIFSETGRNGRYGILKNRLLSPIIFTVDEMYALYFAMLTLNAYESTPFHLSIEKLKKKFETCLSDELIKTINKMEHTLSLEGTKHYNSSPLLKDILEMAVKDTVCCISYKKGEFVSEVQVQFFNISSSFGQWYVTGFNYDRQRVQVFRCDKIIDISESECYIPKPRQELLNRSTNIFKSENATDFEVQILDKGVDLFYKENYPSMELVKYDGQYKIKGFYNVGEERFIADYFLSYGKLIKSIYPEHLKKLVSKRAKELYQYYDNL from the coding sequence ATGCGTAAATCAACACGATTGAATGACATGATGATTTTTTTAAATGATAAAAGTTATTTTAACTTGAAAGATATTATGCAAGAGTACGGAATATCTAAAAGTACAGCAATTCGAGATATACAATCTTTAGAAGAAATCGGTATGCCCATATTTTCGGAAACTGGAAGAAATGGACGTTATGGGATTTTGAAAAATAGACTTCTTTCACCAATTATTTTTACTGTTGATGAAATGTATGCTTTGTATTTTGCTATGCTAACTTTAAACGCCTATGAATCGACTCCTTTTCATTTAAGTATTGAAAAGTTAAAGAAAAAGTTTGAAACTTGCTTGTCTGATGAACTTATTAAAACTATTAATAAGATGGAACATACATTAAGCCTTGAGGGGACTAAGCATTATAATAGTAGCCCTTTACTAAAAGATATTTTAGAAATGGCAGTAAAAGATACGGTGTGCTGTATCTCTTATAAAAAAGGCGAATTCGTATCAGAAGTACAAGTGCAGTTTTTTAATATATCTTCATCTTTTGGACAATGGTATGTTACAGGTTTTAATTATGACAGGCAAAGAGTTCAAGTTTTCCGTTGTGATAAAATTATCGATATTTCAGAAAGTGAGTGCTATATACCGAAGCCAAGGCAAGAACTTCTAAATCGTTCGACAAATATATTTAAGTCTGAAAATGCTACAGATTTTGAAGTTCAAATATTAGATAAAGGAGTGGATTTATTTTATAAAGAAAATTATCCCTCAATGGAATTAGTCAAATATGATGGACAATATAAAATAAAAGGATTTTACAACGTAGGGGAAGAAAGATTTATTGCTGATTATTTCCTTTCATATGGAAAATTGATTAAGTCTATTTATCCAGAGCATTTAAAAAAACTTGTATCGAAACGAGCAAAAGAATTGTACCAATATTACGATAATCTATAA
- a CDS encoding cell division protein SepF has product MLSEIMDRLNLWHYEDADDREERAGLFGNRMEENEGNFLLNIVTYKPRTMDDVQEICERFLDGDAVILSLEQAEGKNEERIVDFLSGAIYSQNGNILKISEHIYAISPEDVGIFER; this is encoded by the coding sequence ATGCTGAGCGAGATAATGGATCGTTTGAACCTGTGGCATTATGAGGATGCCGATGACAGGGAAGAGAGAGCGGGACTTTTTGGAAATAGAATGGAAGAGAACGAAGGCAATTTCCTGCTGAATATAGTAACCTATAAGCCGAGGACGATGGATGATGTCCAGGAGATATGCGAACGATTTTTAGATGGAGATGCAGTGATTCTATCCTTGGAGCAGGCAGAAGGAAAAAATGAGGAGAGGATTGTGGATTTTCTATCAGGGGCGATATACAGCCAAAATGGAAATATCTTAAAGATATCCGAACATATTTATGCGATATCCCCAGAGGATGTGGGGATATTTGAAAGGTAA